A DNA window from Daucus carota subsp. sativus chromosome 3, DH1 v3.0, whole genome shotgun sequence contains the following coding sequences:
- the LOC108212745 gene encoding E3 ubiquitin-protein ligase RING1-like, protein MREWDSPYTSTPPPPSLPPKTTMPMLHYGLVVIGALVFVLAVYNLIIIKWCANQRQHLHDTSLPHEVSSVSMRRSADFSGNIKKVGASFKYKKGEDSLTVEYDNQECPVCLSVFEEEEEVRQLPVCKHSFHAPCIDMWLSSHLDCPLCRTQVELIDSSQKQSTSENSREMLILTSENSREVPRDPAVLV, encoded by the coding sequence ATGCGAGAGTGGGATTCTCCCTACACCTCGACTCCACCACCGCCTTCTCTGCCGCCAAAGACCACCATGCCTATGCTACACTACGGCCTTGTGGTCATCGGAGCTCTGGTGTTTGTTTTAGCAGTATACAACCTCATCATTATAAAATGGTGTGCTAATCAACGACAGCATTTGCATGATACGAGTTTACCACATGAAGTTTCATCAGTAAGTATGAGGAGAAGTGCAGATTTCTCTGGCAACATCAAAAAGGTGGGGGCAAGTTTTAAGTACAAgaaaggagaggattcacttaCAGTAGAGTATGATAATCAGGAATGTCCAGTTTGTCTATCAGTGTtcgaagaagaagaggaagtaAGGCAGCTTCCGGTATGCAAGCATTCGTTTCATGCTCCATGCATAGATATGTGGCTTTCCTCTCACCTGGATTGTCCTCTTTGTCGCACTCAGGTGGAACTGATAGATTCTTCACAGAAACAATCAACGTCGGAAAATTCCAGAGAAATGCTGATATTGACATCAGAGAATTCTAGAGAAGTCCCCAGGGATCCAGCAGTCCTTGTTTGA
- the LOC108211062 gene encoding vacuolar protein sorting-associated protein 2 homolog 1: MSFIFGKRKTPAELLRENKRMIDKSIREIERERQGLQNQEKKLIVDIKKTAKQGQMGAVKVMAKDLIRTRHQIEKFYKLKSQLQGVSLRIQTLKSTQAMGEAMKGVTKAMGQMNRQMNLPSLQKIMQEFERQNEKMEMTSEVMADAIDDALEGDEEEEETEELVSQVLDEIGIDINSELVNAPSATVAAPAAKNKVAAQAEVTGNDDGGIDSDLQARLDNLRKL; this comes from the exons ATGAGTTTTATTTTCGGCAAAAGAAAGACTCCCGCAG AACTGCTGCGAGAAAACAAGAGAATGATTGACAAGTCTATTAGAGAAATAGAAAGAGAACGGCAGGGTTTGCAGAATCAAGAAAAGAAACTAAttgttgatataaaaaaaaccgCAAAGCAAGGGCAGATG GGAGCTGTCAAAGTTATGGCAAAAGACCTTATCAGAACACGACATCAGATCGAAAAGTTCTACAAGCTAAAATCTCAACTCCAGGGCGTATCTCTAAGGATTCAG ACCTTGAAATCGACGCAAGCCATGGGTGAGGCAATGAAAGGTGTTACAAAGGCTATGGGCCAAATGAATAGGCAGATGAATTTGCCATCACTGCAGAAGATAATGCAAGAGTTTGAGAGGCAGAATGAGAAGATGGAAATGACAAGTGAGGTGATGGCAGATGCCATTGATGATGCTCTGGAGggtgatgaagaagaggaagagacAGAAGAACTCGTGAGCCAAGTCCTTGATGAAATTGGGATAGATATCAACTCCGAG CTTGTGAATGCTCCATCTGCCACTGTAGCTGCCCCAGCCGCAAAGAACAAGGTTGCTGCACAAGCTGAAGTAACGGGAAACGATGATGGAGGAATAGACAGTGATTTACAGGCCAGATTAGACAATTTAAGAAAACTGTAA
- the LOC108213935 gene encoding glutamate receptor 2.7-like: MKTSTHLVINIVMCCIVLSHPVTPTRSNHTEIKVGLLLDLNSRLGKMMESCMRMAHFDFYKSHPLYRTRLLFRTKNSHDILDAASGALELLNNDEVRAILGPQTTPEAKFVVELGIKTQVPIVSFSATSSSLSPARSPYFIQMAGSDSCQSKAMAAIVEGYGWQEVVIVYEDNGYHDEFIRNLSDAIRKAGIQILLTSAVSLSANDSQILDEVYKLKTVSARVFLVHMTSLLGSRFFIHAKSAGMMSEGYAWLITDGLSNLLGSMDATVIDAMQGVLGLRPYVSKSKDLTTFRERWERKSQYTKPKAELNIYALWAYDAVWALAMAIERMGPINFKETEQHNAQNMNDLSSSKAGPVLLKEILSTRFKGLSGDFNLVNGQLLISTFEILHVIGKGERPIGYWTANRGLSRYPDSVGRSSKYSTSVNVLRSIIWPGDSTVKPMYWAVPSSGKRLKVGIPVKEGFTEFVKLKEFHNSKEYNVTGFCADLFRELLVRLPFKIDNPQYIPFGDPATGKSAGSYDDLLTQIEDKKYDIVVADVTILAERAQKVDFSTPYLGSEVVMLRQVKYDGVNYMWIFLKPFSSDLWLTIGISCIFMGAVVRTLEHRANTQRQLGMLVWFPLASLVFPERNMVASKWSKFVLVIWLFTAYIVMQSYTANLSSNLTVSRLQRPTDKLYCIGFQEGSFVKEMLTKRLDFNVSRIKSYASVEQYHDALSKGCHNGGVDAILDELPYIKIFLDTYGETNYILQGSSYKTGGLGFAFPKGSALAPHISMALLNLTGSGEMHAILSKNFGPEYSDSDYSFNSASHVSSIGTKSLAGLFIISGTMAIFALLFSAPWFQQRFSDVSTRYKQSCVFPSPPSDVIELSVHSALDIRVDFSTTAVTENSFTMPNQSDENGHTGVAISEDDVNLNEAGSC, encoded by the exons ATGAAAACAAGCACACATCTTGTTATCAATATTGTTATGTGCTGCATTGTGCTCTCCCATCCCGTGACACCTACAAGATCAAATCATACCGAGATCAAGGTAGGGTTACTTCTTGATTTAAATTCGAGGCTAGGGAAGATGATGGAGTCTTGCATGAGGATGGCTCATTTCGACTTCTACAAATCGCATCCGCTTTATCGGACTAGATTGCTCTTTCGCACCAAGAACTCTCATGATATCTTGGATGCTGCTTCCGGAG CTCTAGAATTACTAAATAATGATGAAGTCCGAGCCATCCTCGGCCCCCAAACCACTCCTGAAGCAAAATTTGTTGTCGAGCTTGGAATAAAAACTCAAGTGCCTATTGTCTCCTTTTCTGCCACAAGCTCTTCTCTCTCGCCTGCACGGAGCCCTTACTTCATTCAGATGGCAGGGTCTGATAGTTGTCAATCGAAAGCTATGGCCGCTATTGTTGAAGGATATGGATGGCAGGAAGTTGTCATTGTGTACGAGGACAACGGCTACCATGATGAATTTATCCGAAATTTGAGTGATGCAATCAGGAAGGCAGGCATTCAAATACTATTGACAAGTGCTGTTTCTCTTTCTGCTAATGATTCACAAATATTAGATGaagtttataagttaaaaacagTTTCAGCAAGAGTTTTCTTGGTGCACATGACTTCCCTCCTTGGATCAAGATTTTTTATTCATGCAAAAAGTGCAGGAATGATGAGTGAAGGATACGCATGGTTGATAACTGATGGTTTATCAAATTTGCTAGGTTCCATGGACGCGACAGTTATAGATGCAATGCAAGGTGTTCTGGGATTAAGGCCCTATGTATCGAAGTCAAAAGATCTTACAACTTTCAGAGAAAGGTGGGAAAGGAAGTCACAGTATACAAAGCCTAAAGCTGAGCTGAATATCTATGCATTGTGGGCGTATGATGCAGTTTGGGCACTAGCTATGGCCATAGAGAGGATGGGTCCAATAAACTTTAAGGAGACAGAACAGCACAATGCACAGAATATGAACGATTTAAGCAGTTCTAAAGCAGGTCCAGTACTTCTGAAAGAAATTTTGAGTACCAGGTTTAAGGGTTTGAGTGGAGATTTTAATTTGGTAAATGGCCAATTGCTGATATCAACCTTTGAAATACTCCATGTAATAGGAAAAGGAGAGAGACCGATAGGTTACTGGACAGCAAATAGAGGGTTATCAAGATATCCAGATTCTGTTGGCAGATCTTCAAAATATTCGACTTCTGTTAATGTTCTAAGAAGCATCATCTGGCCAGGAGACTCGACAGTTAAGCCAATGTATTGGGCTGTACCATCATCAGGGAAAAGGTTGAAAGTAGGGATTCCAGTGAAAGAGGGTTTTACTGAATTTGTGAAGCTTAAAGAGTTTCATAATTCCAAGGAATATAATGTCACTGGTTTCTGTGCAGATTTATTCCGAGAGTTATTAGTGCGTTTACCATTCAAAATTGACAATCCTCAGTATATCCCTTTTGGGGACCCAGCCACAGGTAAAAGTGCTGGGAGTTACGATGATCTTCTTACGCAGATTGAAGACAAG AAATATGATATTGTGGTTGCTGATGTGACAATTTTGGCTGAGCGTGCGCAAAAAGTCGACTTTAGTACACCGTACTTGGGATCAGAGGTTGTAATGCTTAGACAAGTAAAATATGACGGTGTCAATTATATGTGGATATTCTTGAAGCCATTCAGTTCAGACCTCTGGCTGACTATTGGGATTTCTTGTATCTTTATGGGTGCGGTAGTTCGAACACTGGAGCACCGTGCGAATACCCAACGACAACTTGGAATGCTGGTTTGGTTCCCATTGGCCTCGCTTGTTTTCCCTGAAA GAAATATGGTTGCTAGCAAATGGTCTAAATTTGTACTGGTCATATGGTTGTTCACTGCATACATTGTGATGCAAAGTTACACAGCCAATCTATCTTCAAATTTGACTGTGTCGCGGTTGCAACGTCCCACAGACAAACTTTATTGTATTGGTTTCCAGGAGGGTTCTTTTGTTAAAGAAATGTTGACCAAGAGGCTGGACTTCAATGTGTCGAGGATCAAGTCTTATGCAAGTGTGGAGCAATATCACGATGCCCTTTCTAAGGGATGCCATAATGGAGGAGTTGATGCTATTCTTGACGAGCTTCCCTACATCAAGATCTTTCTTGACACGTATGGTGAAACCAACTATATACTGCAAGGATCCTCGTACAAAACAGGGGGGCTTGGCTTT GCATTTCCAAAAGGATCTGCTTTGGCTCCTCATATTTCAATGGCTCTCTTAAATCTTACCGGAAGTGGAGAGATGCATGCCATCTTGAGCAAGAATTTTGGGCCAGAGTACTCTGACAGTGATTACTCTTTTAACTCAGCTTCACATGTTAGCAGCATTGGCACCAAAAGTCTCGCAGGTCTCTTCATTATCAGTGGTACCATGGCAATCTTCGCATTACTCTTCTCAGCACCCTGGTTTCAGCAAAGATTTTCTGACGTGTCAACACGTTACAAACAATCTTGCGTCTTCCCATCTCCCCCTTCTGATGTAATTGAGTTAAGTGTCCACTCTGCTCTTGACATCAGAGTCGATTTTTCCACTACTGCTGTTACTGAGAACTCGTTCACTATGCCAAATCAGAGTGATGAGAACGGTCATACTGGTGTCGCGATTAGTGAAGATGATGTCAACCTTAATGAAGCCGGATCCTGTTGA